The stretch of DNA CTCGTCAGCGCGGGGGGCCCGGCCGGCGAGGCACCCTTCCACGGCGGCGCGGAGCCGGAGGAGATGAGCGACCCGCTCGTGCAGGCCCTCGTCCTCACCGCCATCGTCATCACCTTCGGCATGGCCGCCTTCCTGCTCTCGCTCATCCGCCGGGGCTACGAGCTCGGCCGGGAGTCGGGCCCGGCGGGCGAGGGGGAGTCCGCCCTCGTGGACGACGTCGTGGACGACGCCGAGGACCGTCGGGTGGCCGCCGCCCGGCGCGGCGGCTCCGGCGCCGACCCCGACGACACCGACGACACCGACGACACCGACGACACCGACGGGGCGGGCGACGACGGTACGGGGGGCGACGCCGACGGCGACGCCACGGACGGCCTGCTGCCGCGGGCCCGGGGGGGTCGCCGGTGATCCGCGTCCTCGCCCCGCTGCCCGTCCTGCTCCCGCTGCTCGGCGCGGGCCTGGCGCTGGCCGTCGGCCGCCACCCCCGGCTGCAGCGCACCGTGAGCGTCGTCGTGCTCGCGACGGTCCTCGCCGTCGCCGTCGCGCTGCTGCTGCTCGCGGACGACCGGGGCGCCACGTCCCTCGACGTCGGCGGCTGGCCGGCCCCGCTCGGCATCACCCTCGTCGTGGACCGGCTGTCCGCGCTGTTCCTCGTCGTGTCGACCACCGTGACGCTGGCCGTCCTCGTCTACGCGGTGGGGCAGGGCGCGTCGGACCGCGACGACGCCAGGACGCCGCTGTCGATCTTCCACCCGACGTACCTCGTCCTCACCGCGGGCGTGGCGAACGCGTTCCTGTCCGGCGACCTGTTCAACCTGTACGTCGGCTTCGAGGTCCTCCTCGCCGCCAGCTACGTCCTGCTGACCCTCGGCGGGAGCCAGGAGCGGGTGCGCGCCGGCGTGACGTACGTCGTGGTCAGCCTGCTGTCGTCCCTGGTGTTCCTGGC from Vallicoccus soli encodes:
- a CDS encoding NADH-quinone oxidoreductase subunit K, with protein sequence MSPNLTLLALVAGLYVAGTYLLLERSLTRVLLGVLLLGNGTNVLLVSAGGPAGEAPFHGGAEPEEMSDPLVQALVLTAIVITFGMAAFLLSLIRRGYELGRESGPAGEGESALVDDVVDDAEDRRVAAARRGGSGADPDDTDDTDDTDDTDGAGDDGTGGDADGDATDGLLPRARGGRR